The Paenibacillus thermoaerophilus DNA window CATGTGAGACACCTCCTTGCCGTAATGTGGTATGACGGGATGGTCTCCCTCCCACTGCGGACGCCCGGCTCCTAAGAGCCGTCCGCCCGGAAACCTCTACGACGCGCGGCCGGGCGTTCCGCTCCGGACAAGCGTTATATTTTTTCCACTTGATTGACTTCCAATTCAAGCGGGGTTTCCCTGCCGAACATGTTCACATGAACCTTAAGCTTGTGTTTGTCCGCGATAATTTCTTCGATCGTGCCGACGAAGTTCGCGAACGGCCCGGTCATGACGCGTACCGATTCCTTCAGCTCGAAGTCGATCTTCGGCTTCGGATCCTCGATACCCATGTGCTTGAGAATTTGGTCCACTTCCTCAGGAAGCAAGGGGGTCGGCTTGGAACCGGAACCCGTAGAACCGACAAACCCGGTGACGCCCGGCGTGTTGCGAACGACGTACCACGAATCGTCCGTCTGGATCATTTCGACCAGCACGTAACCCGGATACACCTTGCGCATGACGGTTTTTTTCTTGCCGTCTTTGTTGACAACCTCTTCTTCCATCGGCACCAGCACGCGGAAGATCTTGTCCTGCATGTTCATCGACTCGACGCGTTTCTCCAAGTTCGCCTTGACCTTGTTTTCGTACCCCGAGTAAGTATGAACGACGTACCATCTTTTCTCCATAGCGATGCGATCTCCTATCATTCGAACGCCAAACGCAGCAACCAAGAGATGATCGAGTCCAGCCCCCAGAAGTAAACGGTGACGAACGCGACGGAAACCAATACGACAGTCGTGTAACTCACCAATTCCTTGCGGGTCGGCCACTTGACCTTCTTCAGTTCACCGATGCTTTCGGACACGAACGAAAACGCCGATCCGAATCCCCGTTTCACGCTTGCCAGAAATGCCACGGTTTACACCCCCAGATCCCGGCCGATGCCGGTCAACGACTCTGATCCACTCGGCGCGCTTAACGCCCGCCTGCTTGCACATGGTTCTCTCGCGCAGCGCCAAATCTCTCGCCGTTCCGATCGGCATAGACGACGCAACCAAATATTTGATCGTGCAAAAAAACCCCATGCAAAATGGGTCACTAAGTCACTTTAGCACAACGTATCCGGCAGTGTCAAGGAGAAGCGGCGAGCGAGGCGTCCGTCAGTTTTTGCCTGGCGGCGGCCCGGTGCCGCGCCGGTGTGCGTCCGGTCCCGCCGCCTTATAGCAACCCTATCTCCATTATAAACGTTCCCGCTTTCTTCTAACCCCAGCGTTGTCCGTTTGCGTCTCACGCGCCTTGAACATCGCCGTTCCGGACTCCGCCCGCTCAATGGCCGCGCCTTCACAGGCGTTTCCGCCGTGCGGGCGAACCTTTTCTCGCTTCTTGAATGTGCAGGTTGGCCCGCTTGCGGCCCGGTCCGACTCCAAAATATAAAAAAACCGGAGTATCCTCCGGCTTCTCTCCCTCTCTGTCATTCCCGAACTTCCAAATATTTTTCCAGCTTGCGTTTAACCCGCTGCAGCGCGTTGTCGATCGACTTGACATGACGATCCAGATCCACCGCAATTTCCTGATAGGATCGTCCGTCAAGATACAGCATCAACACCTTGCGCTCCAGGTCGCTGAGCAGTTCGCCCATCTTGTCTTCGAGTCCGCTGAATTCTTCCTGGTTGATGATCATTTCCTCAGGATCGCTGACTCGCGTTCCGCAAATGACATCCAGAAGGGTTCGATCGGAATCTTCGTCATAGATCGGCTTGTCCAACGACACATACGAATTCAGCGGGATGTGCTTCTGTCGGGTGGCCGTTTTGATCGCGGTAATAATCTGACGGGTAATGCATAGTTCGGCGAATGCCTTAAACGAGGCCAACTTGTCTCCCTTGAAGTCGCGAATGCACTTGTAGAGTCCGATCATGCCTTCCTGCACGATGTCCTCGCGATCCGCACCGATGAGAAAATACGATCTGGCCTTGGCCCGGACGAAATTGCGATACTTGTTGATCAGGTATTCTAACGCCAAGCCGTCGCCGTCCCGGACGAAATCGACGAGTTCTTCATCGGTCTTGAGGTCATAGTCGTGCTTTCTCAGCTCATTGAGGTCCACGCTCACGAACGATCCCTCCGGCCTGTATGGCTGCGGCTACCTGCAAAAGATAGAATAAGTATACTCGAAGGGATTTGACATCGTCAACAACGGGATTTCCATCCAAACTCGAAAAAAGGTCGATTATGTAAATTTTCCGGATATATCGCAATATTTACAATCGCCGTCGCAAGGAACGGCCCCGCTCAAGGCTGTCCGCCCCTTCGCCACCTCTCGAGCTTTTCCCGGATGTCCTCCGCAAGCCGCCCGTCCAGCCGATTCGCGCCCGGCCGATTCCGCTCCTCCTCGATCCTGCGGGCAAGTTCCTGCCTCGCCAGCCGTATTTTCGTCAGAAGCTCCCCCGCCGGCAGCCGCAGCGCGCCGAGCCCGAAGGTCACGTGCTGCTCCGTCATGTCGGAAGTCGCCACATAGACGTGCCTCCGCAGCCCCTTGAGGTTCCGGACCAGCCGTTCGATCACTTCGTCCGCCGTCTCCTTCTCCCGGGTGTACAGCACCTCGACGCGGTGCTGCCGGTACTGACCTCCCCGGCCGGGCACGTAGTGCGCGTCGAACACGACCGTGACCTTCATCCCGGAATATCCCTGGTAATCGGCGAGCATTCCGATCAACCGGTCGCGTGCCTCCTCCAGGCTGACGTCCTTCAACCGCTGCAGCTCCGGCCAAGCGCCGATCATGTTGTAGCCGTCGACGATGAGGTACTCCTTCATGCCGTCAAGCCGCCGTTACGCCCGGGAAGCCGCGCGCCTCTGGCGGACGACCTCGTACAGCAAAATTCCTGCGGCGACCGAAGCGTTGAGGGATTGAATCCGGCCCATCATCGGGAGCTTGACGAGGTAGTCGCACGATTCTCTTACCAGCCGCCCGATTCCCGCGTTTTCGTTGCCGATGACGATCGCCAGCGGGACCGTAAAGTCCGCGTCATACGCTTCTTGCCGCGCGGACAGGTCGGAACCGGCCACCCAATAACCTTCTTCCTTCAGCCGCTTGATCGTCTGGGAGAGATTGGCCACCCGGGCGACCGGCATGTATTCGACCGCTCCCGCCGATACTTTGGCGACCGTCTGGGTCAGTCCCGCGGAACGCCGCTTCGGCACGATCACGCCGTGAGCGCCCGCCGCGTCCGCGGTACGCAGGATCGACCCGAGATTATGCGGGTCCTCGATCTCGTCCAGGACGACGAGCAGCGGCGGCCGGCCGGACTCGCGGGCCCGGTCCAACAGCTCGTCCAATTCGAAATAACGGTAGGCGGCCGCCTGCGCGACGACGCCCTGGTGCTGAACCCCCGGCACCAGTTGATCCAGCTTGCGCTTGTCGGCCTGCTGCACCAGCACGCCCTGCTTCCGCGCCTCGGCGAGCAGCGCCTGCAGCGAGCTCTCCCTGGCCCCTTCCGCGACAAACAGCTTATGGATCGACCTCCCCGACCGCAGCGCTTCCGTCACGGCGTGGCGGCCGCCGATATATTCTTGTTCGTGTTGAGTCACGATTGATCTCCACCTTTGTCATCCAGT harbors:
- the nusG gene encoding transcription termination/antitermination protein NusG yields the protein MEKRWYVVHTYSGYENKVKANLEKRVESMNMQDKIFRVLVPMEEEVVNKDGKKKTVMRKVYPGYVLVEMIQTDDSWYVVRNTPGVTGFVGSTGSGSKPTPLLPEEVDQILKHMGIEDPKPKIDFELKESVRVMTGPFANFVGTIEEIIADKHKLKVHVNMFGRETPLELEVNQVEKI
- the secE gene encoding preprotein translocase subunit SecE, which encodes MAFLASVKRGFGSAFSFVSESIGELKKVKWPTRKELVSYTTVVLVSVAFVTVYFWGLDSIISWLLRLAFE
- the sigH gene encoding RNA polymerase sporulation sigma factor SigH, which translates into the protein MSVDLNELRKHDYDLKTDEELVDFVRDGDGLALEYLINKYRNFVRAKARSYFLIGADREDIVQEGMIGLYKCIRDFKGDKLASFKAFAELCITRQIITAIKTATRQKHIPLNSYVSLDKPIYDEDSDRTLLDVICGTRVSDPEEMIINQEEFSGLEDKMGELLSDLERKVLMLYLDGRSYQEIAVDLDRHVKSIDNALQRVKRKLEKYLEVRE
- a CDS encoding NYN domain-containing protein; amino-acid sequence: MKEYLIVDGYNMIGAWPELQRLKDVSLEEARDRLIGMLADYQGYSGMKVTVVFDAHYVPGRGGQYRQHRVEVLYTREKETADEVIERLVRNLKGLRRHVYVATSDMTEQHVTFGLGALRLPAGELLTKIRLARQELARRIEEERNRPGANRLDGRLAEDIREKLERWRRGGQP
- the rlmB gene encoding 23S rRNA (guanosine(2251)-2'-O)-methyltransferase RlmB, whose product is MTQHEQEYIGGRHAVTEALRSGRSIHKLFVAEGARESSLQALLAEARKQGVLVQQADKRKLDQLVPGVQHQGVVAQAAAYRYFELDELLDRARESGRPPLLVVLDEIEDPHNLGSILRTADAAGAHGVIVPKRRSAGLTQTVAKVSAGAVEYMPVARVANLSQTIKRLKEEGYWVAGSDLSARQEAYDADFTVPLAIVIGNENAGIGRLVRESCDYLVKLPMMGRIQSLNASVAAGILLYEVVRQRRAASRA